The following are from one region of the Arachis duranensis cultivar V14167 chromosome 10, aradu.V14167.gnm2.J7QH, whole genome shotgun sequence genome:
- the LOC107470934 gene encoding SCY1-like protein 2 A gives MSLNMKTLTQALAKTAAVIEKTVQTTVQEVTGPKALQDYELLDQIGSAGPGLAWRLYSGRSRDPSRQHQYPVVCVWVLDKRALSEARMRAGLTKAAEDSFLDLIRKDAAKLVRLRHPGVVHVVQALDESKNAMAMVTEPLFASVANTLGNLENVPNVPKELRGMEMSLLEVKHGLLQMAETLDFLHNHAHLIHRAISPENILITLSGAWKLSGFGFAISASQTHGDSANLHAFHYAEYDVEDSVLPLQPSLNYTAPELVRSTVPSAGWSSDIFSFGCVAYHLIARKSLFDCHNNVKMYTNTLTYLSSDAFSSIPSELVHDLQRMLSPNESSRPTAMDFTGSPFFRTDTRLRALRFLDHMLERDNMQKSEFLKALSDMWKDFDSRVLRYKVLPPLCAELRNVVIQPMILPMVLTIAESQDKNDFENSTLPALVPVLSSASGETLLLLVKHSELIINKASQEHLISHVLPMIVRAYDDTDARLQEEVLKKSGSLSKQLDAQLVQQVILPRVHGLALRTTIAAVRVNAFLCLGEMVSRLDKPAVLDVLQTIQRCTAVDHSPPTLMCTLGVANSIFKRFGVEFVAEHVLPLIVPLLTAQQLNVQQFAKYMLFVKDMLQKIEEKRGVAVTGSGIPEVKASPMVNGLQSEAPRMSSSTVASSTKSSSRWDEDWGSTAKGTTAAVQNSVNASTQSTLSNPIGHLTSSQNNLPSSAVSNQQAINSCPSVDIEWPPRSSFDIAHQNGDAERGAVAGGTSSTSNSLEDIDPFANWPPRPSGSTGGSGISNNGTFGTPMNKMTSTSSNVGLQMSNNQPLNSRSSAGPVSLNIGNSISSTGSLNGGFEPQNSIGFQKQSQQLPASTVSYNKSTDLGSIFASNKNEQSALRLAPPPSTTVGRGRGRGRGPASTSRPSQTRSHSEQPPLMDLLG, from the exons atgtcGCTGAATATGAAAACCCTAACCCAAGCGCTGGCGAAGACCGCGGCGGTCATAGAGAAAACGGTTCAGACGACGGTGCAGGAGGTCACTGGGCCCAAGGCCCTCCAGGACTATGAGCTTCTTGATCAGATCGGCTCCGCCGGGCCGGGCCTGGCATGGAGGCTATACTCTGGCCGGTCCAGGGACCCATCGCGGCAGCACCAGTACCCGGTCGTGTGCGTGTGGGTGCTCGACAAGCGGGCCCTCTCAGAGGCCCGAATGCGGGCCGGGCTTACCAAAGCAGCCGAGGATTCGTTCCTGGATTTGATCCGCAAAGACGCTGCGAAGCTCGTGCGGCTGCGGCACCCCGGCGTGGTCCACGTGGTCCAGGCACTTGATGAGAGCAAGAACGCCATGGCAATGGTCACCGAGCCTTTGTTTGCTTCGGTTGCTAATACGCTGGGAAATTTGGAAAATGTTCCCAATGTTCCTAAGGAGCTCCGGGGAAtg GAAATGTCACTGTTGGAGGTGAAGCATGGTTTACTTCAGATGGCAGAAACGTTGGACTTTCTCCACAACCATGCTCATCTCATTCATCGAGCTATATCGCCTGAg AATATTCTTATTACTTTGAGTGGAGCATGGAAACTCAGTGGATTTGGTTTTGCAATTTCAGCTTCTCAGACACATGGTGACTCAGCTAATCTGCATGCCTTCCATTATGCT GAATATGATGTTGAAGACTCTGTTTTACCACTTCAGCCATCACTTAATTACACGGCTCCTGAGTTGGTGAGGAGCACTGTGCCTTCTGCAGGCTGGTCTTCTGATATTTTCAGTTTTGGATGTGTTGCCTACCATTTAATTGCTCGCAAATCTTTGTTTGACTGCCACAACAATGTGAAGATG TACACAAACACTTTGACTTACTTATCCAGTGATGCTTTCTCGTCTATCCCATCGGAACTGGTTCATGACCTGCAAAGGATGCTTTCTCCAAATGAGTCTTCGAGGCCAACAGCAATGGATTTTACAG GCTCTCCATTTTTTCGGACTGACACCAGATTGCGTGCTTTGCGGTTTCTCGATCACATGCTT GAAAGAGATAACATGCAGAAGTCAGAGTTCTTAAAAGCCTTGTCAGACATGTGGAAAGATTTTGATTCCCGTGTATTGCGTTACAAG GTTCTTCCGCCACTTTGTGCTGAACTTCGGAATGTTGTGATACAGCCAATGATTCTACCAATGGTTCTGACCATTGCAGAGTCTCAG GACAAGAATGATTTTGAGAACTCAACACTTCCAGCCCTTGTACCTGTCCTGAGTAGTGCTTCTGGTGAGACATTGTTACTCCTTGTGAAGCATTCCGAGCTTATAATAAACAAG GCTAGTCAAGAGCATTTAATTTCACATGTTCTTCCAATGATTGTTCGGGCCTATGATGATACCGATGCTCGTTTACAAGAGGAGGTCCTGAAAAAATCTGGATCTCTTTCCAAGCAACTTGATGCCCAG CTAGTGCAACAAGTGATTTTGCCCCGTGTTCATGGGTTAGCACTTAGAACAACAATTGCAGCG GTTAGAGTGAATGCTTTCCTTTGCCTAGGAGAAATGGTTAGCCGACTTGATAAACCTGCTGTCTTGGATGTCTTGCAAACTATTCAGCGGTGTACTGCTGTTGACCATTCTCCTCCAACTCTTATGTGTACCCTTGGGGTTGCGAATTCTATTTTTAAGCGG TTTGGTGTAGAATTTGTTGCGGAACATGTTCTTCCATTAATTGTGCCCCTCTTGACTGCACAACAACTGAATGTCCAGCAGTTTGCCAAATATATGCTCTTTGTGAAGGATATGCTCCA GAAGATTGAAGAGAAGCGTGGAGTAGCTGTGACTGGTTCTGGTATCCCAGAGGTAAAAGCATCTCCTATGGTTAATGGACTTCAAAGTGAAGCACCAAGGATGAGTAGCAGCACTGTGGCTTCTTCAACCAAAAGCAGCTCCCGTTGGGATGAAGATTGGGGTTCCACAGCAAAGGGAACCACCGCAGCTGTCCAGAATTCTGTTAATGCATCTACTCAATCCACGCTCAGCAACCCTATTGGCCATTTAACATCTTCACAAAATAATTTGCCATCATCTGCTGTTTCTAATCAACAGGCTATCAATTCGTGCCCCTCAGTAGATATAGAGTGGCCACCTCGTTCATCTTTTGACATTGCCCATCAAAATGGTGATGCTGAAAGGGGTGCAGTTGCAGGAGGAACCTCATCCACATCTAATAGCCTTGAAGATATTGATCCTTTTGCTAATTGGCCTCCACGTCCTAGTGGCTCAACAGGTGGATCTGGAATTTCCAACAATGGTACTTTTGGAACCCCAATGAATAAGATGACAAGCACTTCAAGCAATGTGGGTCTCCAAATGAGCAACAATCAGCCACTTAATTCCCGAAGTTCTGCAGGCCCTGTCAGTTTGAACATCGGGAACAGTATTTCATCCACTGGTAGCCTGAATGGTGGTTTTGAACCTCAGAATTCTATTGGGTTCCAAAAACAGAGTCAACAGTTGCCTGCATCAACTGTTTCATATAACAAGTCAACGGATCTAGGATCAATCTTTGCTTCCAACAAGAATGAGCAAAGTGCATTAAGACTTGCACCACCCCCTTCAACCACAGTGGGTAGAGGAAGAGGCCGTGGAAGGGGGCCTGCTTCAACCAGTAGGCCCTCTCAGACCAGGTCACATTCTGAGCAGCCACCTCTTATGGATTTGTTGGGGTAG